The genome window CGTAGCTCATATCATGGAAGCTTTTTGAACGCAGCGGATTGCTGGTGCCTTCAATTTCTACCACAATAAAGCCCAGTTCAGCAAGTGCCTGGCCGTCGCCCCTTGAGGCAACAAACGACCAACTGCCAACACTTCCCCCCTGGGGGCCGGGGTAGATATAATCAATCACCGGGTACTTTTTATTAGGATCGAGCCTGGTTGGTGTAATCATTAAGCCGTAGATGTCGGTTTTGCCGTCATGCGCCTTCACAGAGAATGGAATAACGGGTTTCCAGCCGGTAGACTGCAATCTTGAGATATCTGTTTTTTCCAGTGTGCTGATCATCTTACCGTTAAGGTCGCGCAGCACGGTAACTGCGGGAACATCCGGTTTTGAATAGCTGTCGATAAAGTAAGCGCCTGAAGGTGATAAGGTAACCTGGTGATTACCTGCTTCAGGCGTAAGGTTTGCAAAGTGTTTGCCGTCAAAACCTATTTTGCAAAGCTGGCTAAAATAAGGATTTTCGGCTTGGCGGCCATCTGCAATAAAATAAAGCATCCGGTTTTTTTCGTCAACCTTTAGCAGACGGGTAACTACAAAGTCGCCCTTAGTTATTTGGTTTTTTAGCTTGCCAGTATTGGTATCGTACAGATAAAGATGGCCCCAGTTATCGCGTTCCGAGTACCAGATGATCTCGTTGGTTTTGTCAAGATATTTCCAGTTGATAGCGCCCTGGCCCGATTCAAACTGCGTAGGGACAGTTTCTTCAAAAACTTCGCGTACCGCACCCGTTGTTGCATCAGCTATGCGCACTTTTTCGTTTTTGTGATCGCGTGAAGTTGACACGAACGCAACTTTTGAATTGTCGGAGCTGAAGTAAACATCATCCAAAGTTCCGCTGCTGGAGATATCGTCGCTCAGGGTAGCGCGGTGCGGGTCTGGAGCAACTTTGGTAACTACAACTTTGGCGTTATCAACATCAATAATTACACGTTGGATCATAGCTACATCTTTGTCGCCGGGCAACGGATATTTCCATGCTTTAAGATTAGGTTTGCCTACATTGGTGGTAACCAGGTACATGTCGCTTACATTGCGCTGGTCCTGTTTAAAGGTGGCAATTTTTTTGGAATCTGACGACCAGATCAGGATAGCGTTGTCGCTATGTTTCCAGCCGGCGTTATCGGTTGCATAGCCATAGTCTTTTACACCATCTGTAGTGAGCTGAGTTTCTTTTTTAGTGTCCACATCGCGTACCCAAAGGTTCCAATCCTTTATAAAGGCTTCTCTTTTTCCATCGGGCGAAACGTTATAAATGCTGCCCCTGCCGCGTCGTCCGGCACGGTTCCGGCCTGAATTTGCCGCTGCTGAATTATCTTCGGCAACTTTGTAGCTGGCAAGGTCGGCGGCCCACTGCTTGCCGGCTGCCTCGAAAACTATTGATTTGCCATCACCCGAAAAGGTGAAGCTGGTAAATGGCAGCATTGCTGCCGAATATTGTTTGCCGGTAGCGGTTGATAGTCCTGCCGCCAGTTTTTGCTGGTCAAACGCCGCCACGCGGCTATGTTTTGCAGGATCGACCAGGATAAATTCGCTGCCTTGCGCCGTGAGGCTGCGGTACCAGAAACGATCGCCGTCCAGCCATTCGGGGCGTACGTTGTTGTTGTCAATAAGCGGTTCGGTGCCATAGCTTAAAAAGCTTTCTGCGCGTTCATAATCTTTGGCAGTTAAGGGAGTGCCCTGCTGGGCATGTGCGGAAAATACGAATGCACAGGGTATCACCGCGAGTAAAAATTTATTCATTGCTATAAGTCAGTTACGTTACAGGAAACCAAGCTACAGCAAATTAACAGCTTTCACAAATTTGTGTGTATGTGTAATGTTATTGTGGCAAAGAAAGTGCTTGAAAATGGGACGTTTTTGGCAATTGGGTGTTTGGTTTAGCGGTTAAATTATTTGTTTTTATTGGCAAGAGCGAAGAATTTTGTATAAAGAACAGAGAAGCCGTACAAACGGAGCAGCACCCCATAAATTTCACAAGATTCTTCGCTGCCAATAACGAAGAACGTTTTACTTCACCAAATAAACGTAACTTCCTGATGCGACTTTTAACCCGCTTGTGGTAACTATCTGTCTCGAACCCTGGAAAACCTTTTTACCGGATGGGAAAGAAAGTGTAGCCGTAGAATTAGCAGGAACAGTTACGGCAAATTCAACAGTATTGCCTTTTCTTTTCCATGAAGATTTAATAGTGCCGTAAGGGCCGGTATGTTCTGATTCAAAATGGTCCAGTTTTTCAATAAAATTTGGCGTTAACAGTATATTTTTGAAGCCGGGCGATTGCTGATCAACGTTAATGCCGCCAATACCCTTATAATACCATGCGCCTATTTCGCCAAACATAATGTGGTTTAATGACAGGGCGTCGTCTGCCTGGATGTTCCAGTTTTCATACAGTGTGGTAGCGCCGTTAACAATCCACCAGCCCCATGAAGGAAAGGTTTCCTGCGATGCAATTGAATAA of Mucilaginibacter xinganensis contains these proteins:
- a CDS encoding S9 family peptidase, translating into MNKFLLAVIPCAFVFSAHAQQGTPLTAKDYERAESFLSYGTEPLIDNNNVRPEWLDGDRFWYRSLTAQGSEFILVDPAKHSRVAAFDQQKLAAGLSTATGKQYSAAMLPFTSFTFSGDGKSIVFEAAGKQWAADLASYKVAEDNSAAANSGRNRAGRRGRGSIYNVSPDGKREAFIKDWNLWVRDVDTKKETQLTTDGVKDYGYATDNAGWKHSDNAILIWSSDSKKIATFKQDQRNVSDMYLVTTNVGKPNLKAWKYPLPGDKDVAMIQRVIIDVDNAKVVVTKVAPDPHRATLSDDISSSGTLDDVYFSSDNSKVAFVSTSRDHKNEKVRIADATTGAVREVFEETVPTQFESGQGAINWKYLDKTNEIIWYSERDNWGHLYLYDTNTGKLKNQITKGDFVVTRLLKVDEKNRMLYFIADGRQAENPYFSQLCKIGFDGKHFANLTPEAGNHQVTLSPSGAYFIDSYSKPDVPAVTVLRDLNGKMISTLEKTDISRLQSTGWKPVIPFSVKAHDGKTDIYGLMITPTRLDPNKKYPVIDYIYPGPQGGSVGSWSFVASRGDGQALAELGFIVVEIEGTSNPLRSKSFHDMSYGNMAENTLPDQITGIRQLAAKYGYLDTARVGIWGHSGGGFATAGAMFRYPDFFKVGISESGNHENLNYEDDWGERYNGLVANADYAAQANQNLAKNLKGKLMLAHGLLDDNVPPYNTLLVIEALEKANKDYDLVVFPNSPHGYGPYSPYMMRRRWDYFVKNLLGVEPPHEYVLKAKTDPRNGGGR